AATTTCACTTATCCTAGTACACTTGATTACCAGCCTTGGTTTGAGTACTGTGAAGTGTGAACCATTCACTAGAGGTTAGTCTTCTGTGATAATTACATACAGAAGATCTGATCTCACCAGCAGTTTCAGTAGGATAGGTTAACTGATGCCCGAGGAGGAGGTGAGTAGAAATGTCAATTCTGGGTTATCTTTGTGGTTTGGTTGAGGTTGATGTGTCCCATTGATAATTCTGGAAGAATGATCTAAACTATGAGCAAAGTTAGTGAGATCAGATATAAGGCTGAAAAATGAAGTCTGATCCTGCTTCAGTTATACTGAACAGTCACATTGGCTCTGTTGATGAGCTGCACTGGTAATGCAACTCTGTTGGCACCAGTTTTGCATTCTGGCAGTGTGAAGATATGCTGCATGTGTGGTTCAGAAAATATATAGGCCTTTTTTGTGACATTTGAACCGTCGCTACTGTTCTACTTATTTTACTGTACTGTTTTCGTTTCTTTAATTCTACACACAGGTGACATAGATGGGGCAGGCCTAGTTACAAACTCTAATGTCATAGAAGATGATGATTTTCAAGGCAAGCCAGCCAACAGTGGTACATCAAAGGAATTGTCAGACGATGATGGTGACCTTGAAGAGACTACTGACCCTGCTAACGCCAATAAGATGAGGAGGTAACATAGATTGTTGCATTACAACATTTTCTTGATGAGAAATATGGACTCTGCTAAATAGAAACCATTACTTGATTTTGTTGTGAGTGAAAGATAGATTTATCTTGTTAGAAGGTAGCGTACTTCAGTTTTCCCGTTCCCTCCTACCATTCACTGCCTTTAAAGGCAGAAAGAATCCAATCATATAAAAGCTCTATCCAATTGTCCATGCCCTTAAAGAACTTTGAACTTTCAAAATTGTTACATTCCTAGAAAAAATTGGTAATTCAGTCTGAAGTTACAGGATCAGAAATCACATATACCTTTTGCCATTAGTTTCCTTTTGCGACAAATCGGTAGCCTTTATCTTGAATCTACATGAAACATGATATGTAACGTCAGAAGCTTAACACACCATTTCTGTGATGAACTGCTCAGTTAAATTTCGGTGTTGTGATCAGAATGCTGTCAAATCGGGAATCAGCTAGGCGATCAAGAAAGAGGAAGCAAGCACACTTGAACGATCTTGAATCACAGGTTTCAAATTGTGATAGATGAGTGCTCAAGTTAATATCCAACTAAATTGAAGATACTCGTGCTAATTACTGCACAACTCTCCAGGTTTCCAGGTTAACATCTGAGAATGCATCTTTGCTAAAGCGTCTGGCTGATATGACTCAGAAATACAAGGATGCTTCCCTTGACAATAAAAATCTAACAGTTGATATTGAGACTATGAGGAGAAAGGTTCGTTCATCTTGAATGCATCAGACatttttttttccctttttgttGTATGAAAACTCTTAACTGCATCCATTTATCTATTATCATATTTTTACTGGGCTCTGCATATAGAGTCACTAGATCAATGTTTACATCTCTTTAGATGGTTGAAAAGGGCAGTGAAAGTAATattatttttcataatttttgttttAGAACCTACAAGTTCAGTCTTAGTTCATAATGATTTTAACTGCACCCCAAAAAGTACGACCGTATTTTCATTTGATTTTCTGAATTTCTGCATATCTTCTTCTATAAGTGTGATAGGAATAATTTAGTTTCCTGGTTTTGTTTTGTTGCAGTTTCATTTCAGATATTTATTTTCTTCTGTTATTTTTTAAGAATAACAGTGTTCTCTTACAGGTGTGAGGAGTTGTAAAACGAAACAAAATATTAAAAGTGCCCATACCATGTTACAATGCTCCAAGTGTGTGTCCCATTAAACCTGTGGTGTTGCCCTTGTGGAAGGGCTCTCTTGAGAACAATGATACCGCGAGGAGTCCAAACAGAATACTACCATACAAACATTTCTTAATGCTTGTGTGTGAGTATATGCACAAACTCTGTATTCTTGTATCATTAGTAAGGtgtttttgaattttaaaatatctATGCTTAAGGGTTTTAACATAATCATGTGAAGTAATTATGAAAATTTGCTTAAACTATGACTGTTCCAATCAAGTTTTTTCCAAAAGAAAAAGATCTTCACAAAAAAACTAGGCTTTTAACAAATCTGCACACCATGACTTTATGAAAAGAAACATATCTTCAGGAACTCATATTGCTATCCCTTTACATATATGGTTATTGTTTATGAAACTTTATGTTTGTTAGATTACTAGTTGACTTGAGAGTGAACCAGCCCTGCCTTATATTCCCCTACCCAAAGGCAGTAGACAAAGAAATAACTCGTTACACATCCTTGTTCTTTATTTTGTTAATCTAAGTATTGTTTTCAGGTGAACATAGCCGAGGAAGCTGTCAGGAGATTAACTGGAACAACCCTCATGTTATCAACCGCATTTGACAAGCCCGCGAGCAGCACACCCCTGTCATCATGTGCATCTGATGCGGCTTCTGCCTCTGTTGCCATTGAAGACAGCATGAAACATTTCCTCCAGGCGCCACTTCAAAGCGGTCAGATGAAGCTTGACATCCCAAACGCAGCAATTCCTCTGACCAGTATGGTGATAGGCACCAAGCCAGCTTCTCTGCAGCGTGTTGCTAGCTTGGAGAACCTGCAGAAGAGGATCATTGGAGATTCAATGCACTCTGAGACTGCATCAACATTCTCAGGTCCTGAAGCTTTTGCCGATAGGTAAACATGAGTTTGTAAAGATTCGCTCCAGTGATGAACAGCCGTGTGATGCTCTTGTGGCCTAAGTTTTTGTGGTAATGGAAGTTGTATCACCCATGCGCCTTGGTGGGATCTATACAGTGATTTGTACACTATTTTGAAGATTAATAATGCTGTGGCTAAGGCTGTCATCTTTGATTCTGGACTAAATAGGCTTATGGACATCAAGCACCATGAATGCAGGATGGTTAAGAATGCAGCTTCTGTTGAGATTGATATGAAGCTTCTTTTGCTATCTGCGCATGTTTTCTGTGCTGGAAGCTATTAATCCTCTTACAAGAGCTCAATCGGTCATATTAACACCATTACATTGCTACATATAAACAGTTTGCGTGTAGGATTTTCTTGATGATGTGAAGAGTCGAAGGTAAGATGTAGAACCAGTCCCGATCCTAAAATCCATTGTGGATCGTTTATTTCTTCCAGCTAGCGCAACGGATGTCATATACGCTACCAATCTACCATAATGTTCCAGCAATAAACAAAACCAAAACATTGAGGCTACTAGTGGTAGTTCAGTAATGTCCGTCACAAAATATGGCATTTCCATCATCAGTATAATATCTACCGTGAAACACAGGTACAGATCGCTGCTTCTTTCTCCGGGTACAACATGTAGTGATTGATACTAAAACCGAGTGGATCATTACATCACAAGCAGGTGAACAACTCATCTACAAGTCGCATAGATACATCTCTGCAGGGTTAATGGCAAGCTTGATGAGTGGTTGGTTAATCACAAGAATATCGGAGCCATGACCAATGTGATTGTGGCGAGCATCTTGATAAGAACGTGCAGCGATGGACCCGCGGTGTCTTTGAATGGGTCTCCAACCCTGCAGCACAACACATACTCTTTTAAGTGCATAGAAAACTTTCGGATAGTGCCAATCATCCAGAATTGGAAATAAAGCCACACGCCATGATCGGAACTATTTTACTACAGGAGAAACATCTCTTTGCTCTGCCTTGGCCAACAGAATAAACTCAACTCAAGAATCTTGCCCCAAAGCATAAGTCACTAGGACACTAAAAGCTGAGAAACTTACGTGTCGCCAGTAACTGCAGCCTTGTGGGACTCGCTGCCTTTGCCACCAAGAGCGCCAGTCTCAATGTACTTCTTTGCATTATCCCAGGCGCCACCAGCAGTGTTCATGAAGAGTGCCATGAGAATCCCAGCAACTGTCGCAAACATAAGCAGCGACGCTACAACTTTAGCTCCAAGAAGTGGCCGACCAGTGGAGTGGCCCAAAATCCGGAAGACAACGCCTGCAAACCACATAAAAGAAATTAGAAAAGTATTGAGTGCCAGTCCCCACAAATATGGCCTACAAGACTCACCAACAGCCATGGGTGATATAATTGCTAAAGCCCCAGGTTTTATCATTTCTCTCAAGGAGGCAGATGCCACAATTGCAACACAGCGTCCATAATCAGGCTTCTCTTTGTAGTCCTGGATGGTATTGTTACAAGTTAGCATCAGCTTTTCCAAGCATAAAAGAACTGAAGAGCTTCGTGGTAATCATGTACTCACCATAATACCAGGCCTCTCGATAAATTGTCTCCTGACCTCATTAACAACTTCCTGTGCAGTTTTACCAACTGCTGAGCAAGCCCATGCACTGAACAGGAATATAAGCATTGAGCCTAACAAACCACCAACAAAAATCTCTGGGACTGCTATGTCAACCTGCAGCAATTGTGTAAGACCATTGAATGAGTACAAAAAATTTAGTATTCTACGTGGCATTATAACACATACTGCATACCTCCTTGAATGGCAATTGAGCAAAAGAAGCTACTTCATCCATATATGCACTAAACAGGAGGAAGGAAGCCAGTCCTGCTGACCCTATGGCAAATCCTTTCGTAGTAGCTTTAGTTGTGTTGCCCACAGCATCTAGAACATCTGTGATTTCTCTCACACTTTCAGGCTGCACCAGTACACAATCACAATGGATGATTAAACATAATACCTAGTACTAAAGCTGACATATAAACATGAGACAAATGCTAAACCTGCTAAGTTGCATTACTGCCATTATGGGAAGAAAAACAGTACATAATGCTTTGAATTGTTCTTTAGTTTTGAACCATGAAATGCTTTGAAATGGCAAAAGTATTAAATACAGATTGTTTGCTATAACCTACAGGCGACAACATAGGTTTGAACTACAAAAGAACATGTGTCATACCTGCTGGCTCATCTCAACAATACCACCAGCGTTGTCAGCTATAGGACCAAACATGTCCATGGTGAGAACATACCCTGCTGTGCTAAGCATTCCCATTGTTGCTACAGCTGTCCCAAAAAGACCACCAGCCGGGTTGCCAGACTCGTCCACCAAGCCAGAGGTCTGCCCCAGCCAATAGGCTGATATAATGGCAACACTTATCACTAGAACTGGTAGGGCTGTTGATTCCATTCCCAAACTTACTCCAGCAATAATATTAGTTCCATGTCCTGTAGAACTTGAAAGAGCTAAAAGGCGGACTGGCTCGTGTTTATAATCCGTGTAATACTTCGAAATCCAAACAAAAGCATATGCTGTGATGATCCCCACCAAGCCACACAATGCAAAATTCAGCCATGCAGAAGGTGCTTGTTCTGTGTACAGGAGCCAACGAGTAGACTGGAAATTTAACACAGATcaataataataaatcaacttctGGGGAGAAAGGTATGATTTTACTTTGTATAAAGGGAAGACACAGGACATCACAAACACAGGCTCTGCTCAGTGTGAGTTGAATGACTATCATAAAAACTTCAACAGAACTCAATCAACTACAGATTTATAGAAAACTTTGACAAGGGTTCATGGTTTTCAATATGTTTCTGTTATCCATTTCAAATATCATTGGATTACATCCTTCGGCTATGGATTTAGCTATAAGTAACTGTCAGACCACTGTTTGGACAATTACTGGCATCTCTTTCTTCCAAGAACATTTAATAATAATTGATGCTTCAATGACTCAATAAAAGTGCTCTATTTATAATAAGATGCAAATGGGAAGCCTACATGAAAGCCAACAAACTATGTTGTAGACCACTTTTGCATATTGCAACTCTGAAGTGATTTATATACCCAGCCAATGGGAACAGATGCAGTAATATCATACAGCATTAATGTATAATACCACAGATGTTATTGTAAGCAGTAAAATAACATAGTCAAATAATATAAGTATTTATGAAAATAACAAGACTCACCGCTCCAAACG
The sequence above is drawn from the Miscanthus floridulus cultivar M001 chromosome 15, ASM1932011v1, whole genome shotgun sequence genome and encodes:
- the LOC136507978 gene encoding bZIP transcription factor RISBZ2-like isoform X3; protein product: MQPPPASTKTTIAQVAPSSHPLPLVEYEVRERERLSSKNGGWRRRRRRRGGGELRRQRRRRPLRVRRGAQEEARPVLRRRREIHGDIDGAGLVTNSNVIEDDDFQGKPANSGTSKELSDDDGDLEETTDPANANKMRRMLSNRESARRSRKRKQAHLNDLESQVSRLTSENASLLKRLADMTQKYKDASLDNKNLTVDIETMRRKVNIAEEAVRRLTGTTLMLSTAFDKPASSTPLSSCASDAASASVAIEDSMKHFLQAPLQSGQMKLDIPNAAIPLTSMVIGTKPASLQRVASLENLQKRIIGDSMHSETASTFSGPEAFADR
- the LOC136507978 gene encoding bZIP transcription factor RISBZ2-like isoform X1, with the protein product MQPPPASTKTTIAQVAPSSHPLPLVEYEVRERERLSSKNGGWRRRRRRRGGGELRRQRRRRPLRVRRGAQEEARPVLRRRREIHGWTWHNHDIDHCIQWFHKTSSYEAKSQESLLGYPNSQASDTSQLISQASFDGDIDGAGLVTNSNVIEDDDFQGKPANSGTSKELSDDDGDLEETTDPANANKMRRMLSNRESARRSRKRKQAHLNDLESQVSRLTSENASLLKRLADMTQKYKDASLDNKNLTVDIETMRRKVNIAEEAVRRLTGTTLMLSTAFDKPASSTPLSSCASDAASASVAIEDSMKHFLQAPLQSGQMKLDIPNAAIPLTSMVIGTKPASLQRVASLENLQKRIIGDSMHSETASTFSGPEAFADR
- the LOC136507978 gene encoding bZIP transcription factor RISBZ2-like isoform X2, with translation MAGGGADDDDVVEVSCGGRGGGDPCAYAAVLKRKLDLYCAAVAKSMVGLGTTMILTIASNGSTKLQAMYVFPSIMWEAKSQESLLGYPNSQASDTSQLISQASFDGDIDGAGLVTNSNVIEDDDFQGKPANSGTSKELSDDDGDLEETTDPANANKMRRMLSNRESARRSRKRKQAHLNDLESQVSRLTSENASLLKRLADMTQKYKDASLDNKNLTVDIETMRRKVNIAEEAVRRLTGTTLMLSTAFDKPASSTPLSSCASDAASASVAIEDSMKHFLQAPLQSGQMKLDIPNAAIPLTSMVIGTKPASLQRVASLENLQKRIIGDSMHSETASTFSGPEAFADR
- the LOC136507978 gene encoding light-inducible protein CPRF2-like isoform X4, giving the protein MAGGGADDDDVVEVSCGGRGGGDPCAYAAVLKRKLDLYCAAVAKSMEAKSQESLLGYPNSQASDTSQLISQASFDGDIDGAGLVTNSNVIEDDDFQGKPANSGTSKELSDDDGDLEETTDPANANKMRRMLSNRESARRSRKRKQAHLNDLESQVSRLTSENASLLKRLADMTQKYKDASLDNKNLTVDIETMRRKVNIAEEAVRRLTGTTLMLSTAFDKPASSTPLSSCASDAASASVAIEDSMKHFLQAPLQSGQMKLDIPNAAIPLTSMVIGTKPASLQRVASLENLQKRIIGDSMHSETASTFSGPEAFADR
- the LOC136507977 gene encoding pyrophosphate-energized membrane proton pump 3-like, whose product is MMEADMESGRSYQERPRTFSTVRSKSSVPLAFRLLMRINPRALIILSLLVFSGVLYVGASTSPIVVFVFCICTLSLFFSLYLTKWVLAKDEGPPEMSEISDAIRDGAEGFFRTQYGTISKMALILAFVILGIYLFRATTPQQEASGLGRATLAYITVASFLLGALCSGIAGFVGMWVSVRANVRVSSAARRSAREALQIAVRAGGFSAIVVVCMAVFGVAILYSTFYVWLGVDSPGSMKVTDLPLLLVGYGFGASFVALFAQLGGGIYTKAADVGADLVGKVEQGIPEDDPRNPAVIADLVGDNVGDCAARGADLFESIAAEIISAMILGGTMAQRCKIEDPSGFILFPLVVHSFDLVVSSVGILSIRGTRDSGLISPIEDPMAIMQKGYSITIMLAVLTFGASTRWLLYTEQAPSAWLNFALCGLVGIITAYAFVWISKYYTDYKHEPVRLLALSSSTGHGTNIIAGVSLGMESTALPVLVISVAIISAYWLGQTSGLVDESGNPAGGLFGTAVATMGMLSTAGYVLTMDMFGPIADNAGGIVEMSQQPESVREITDVLDAVGNTTKATTKGFAIGSAGLASFLLFSAYMDEVASFAQLPFKEVDIAVPEIFVGGLLGSMLIFLFSAWACSAVGKTAQEVVNEVRRQFIERPGIMDYKEKPDYGRCVAIVASASLREMIKPGALAIISPMAVGVVFRILGHSTGRPLLGAKVVASLLMFATVAGILMALFMNTAGGAWDNAKKYIETGALGGKGSESHKAAVTGDTVGDPFKDTAGPSLHVLIKMLATITLVMAPIFL